GATCAATACTAAAACGTattaagaaaaaggaaCTTGCTAAACGACAGTATTACAATTGTATAGATCTTTATCAAGCCACAGATTAAATTGACATATGACAATGACGACCCCtattcttattttttttttttgctcttCCCCACGTAGTTCGTAAAACCGTGGTTATGTGAATTCGTTAGTCCTTACCAAAGAGAATTCATTTTACACCCAACAACCCCTCTGAAATCCACTGTATAAGCATTGAGAcgaaaatagaaaaaaaaaagaaataaagatACATTAAAAATATACACATATTTACTCATTGGTTTCAACGGGAGTTGGTTTTGATCTTACATAATGAAGGTTATAATTGGCACTGCCGGTACTACCACTAGCAGTACCACCAGCACCACTAGCACCATTGCCccctcttcttcttgggCCACCTCTACCACTACCTCTAAACCCAGCTCCTCTACCTCTGAAACCACCTCTGCTTCTGAAACTGAAACCACCTCTACCTCTACCTCTTCCTCTTTCCCACATTCTACCTTCTGACCCAGTGTTAGTAGAAGACAAATCTTGCTGATCATCAGTTCTTGAAATTGCTGATTCCAgtgatttttcaaaattgttcTGGGAAGTCTTGGTggcagaagaagaagaagaggaggaggatGGGGATGGGActctttcattttcttcttttaatcctcgaataaattcaaatcttctactatttgaagaagaagatgatgctCGACtatcatttcttttctgaACTAATTGatccaaatttttaaagtttgGACGATCATCATGTTGATCATTTTCTCGTTTAGGATTATCAATTCTTGTCTTTGTTGATTCTTTAGTTCCATTTTCCAGTAATGTCTCACTattcaaatccaatttttccaatttggtttcaacatttgcatcaatcaaatcatcagTTTCGTCCTGTTTCTTCAAATATTCACTTTCTTTAATTgttaaatcaattctttgaaCTGGTGGTGATGTAGgtgttttcttcttcaaaataACAGGTTTAGCAGCCACTACTGGTTTTTTAGTATTACTATTACTTCTGGGTGTTTTCTTACCAGTTATAGGTGGAGCGGACATAATATCTGATTGTTCACTTAACAATTGTGCTAAAGATTTACCTGTTCCATTAGAAGTATAAGGGTTAGTTGATAACGATTGAGTTTCTGCCAAAGGTGATTCTCCAGAAGGTTGGGTCAGAgaaatatttgatgaatGATTTTGTAGTTGATCTGGTTGATGTAATGCAGTTTGCTTTGTGTTCtgatcttgttgttgtggaggttgctgttgttgttgttgttgaggtggtggtggtggttgttgtcTCTCTGGTAAATCTCTTCTTAAAATTGATACTGATGGTCTCTTTTCTGATGATaatcttcttggtgtacCTACCGAAGCTCTTCTCAATTTTGGTGAACCATTTTcatgaaattttttaatagtTGCTTGAACTTCTTCAGGGGTTTCTACATCTCCTAAAGTCTGTACTGTagttttattcaaattgattagtTTCTTCTCAATCTCTTGTTGTTTAGATAAAGTATCAACGGGTTTCGCAGCTCCAaatggatttgatttggGTCTAGAAGAAGTACTGGCTGACGAAATTGGTGTTACAAAAGGTTTCAGCGCAGGAGCACTACTTGGAACTGCTGGTTGGTTTGTAGGATGGATTTGTTGACGcataccaccaccaccaccaaatgGTGGATGAGGAGTGTCTGGGAATGCATTGTCAAAAGATGGTTGTCTAATACGCTGTCCATGGGTCTGTTGATGAGGATGTAATTGAGCTTCAAAAGAAAGTCTTCTTGAATGAGACGTTTCATCTATTGGAAGACTTGATCTACCTGAAGGTCTGTTTAAATTAGGATTGAAATGatggtgttgttgttgttgttgtgggtGGGGATTGTGGTGATCATGGTTTTGATGCAAGGGTGATCCAGGACCGCGCTGgtttctttcaaattcatctaAAAGAGCCATATGTCTGGGTTGccgttgttgttgtttctgaGCAATGAATTCTTGTTGGATTTGCATAATTTCACGTTCATGTTcttgattgaatttaatacaattttgaaaatcattaaaatctGCCACTTCAACAGTTACTCTTCTATTTGCCTTATAATACAAATCATGCCATTTTAAAGCTTTTGACATATCACTGGCCGATTCCAATTCCACAAAAGCCACTTGTCTAATGACATGAGTCtccaaaatatttgatgCGGGGTCTGTtacaattttaaatttgacaTATGGGGTAAATCTGCTTTGAAACAAGTCTTGGACAAATGAATCATTAGCTGTGACGGGTAagtttaataatttaataatatagGGAGGTCCTGAAATAACTGGGTCTCCTAAATGATGTTGATTGAATCCATCTCCATCGTGAAATGAtcctttttcaattggaaCAGAAATTGACGCCATGTCAACATCTGCGTCTGCCCAAGATCCACCAAAGGctatatcaattgatttttttgttagtaaacgtaaaaacaaacaagcAAAATACTCTTAAGTTGAGTATCAATTCCATGAATAATACATACATTCATCTTCGAAAAACTCCTGTAAGGACATTTTTTTAGGCGGGGCTAATTACCCATTCTGTTAGTAATCCAAagtcaatcaatttaaaaccaattgattaattaatcaatgGAATCAGAAGGAAACTAAAACCAAGTAATATATTCATATAATTAGATTACTTTGGTTTGTCCTCCCAAAAAATCTTGTAACATACCCATCtttatttgttattgattACTTGTCAAATTAAATACTCAATAGATCAGTCcttgaatcaaaataaaaaaaaaaaggggagaaaaaaacaaataaccAATTGggataaatttgattaaaataCCTTATGGAAGGTttagaagaaataaattgttACGAAAAGTTTATCAGAATACTATTGGAtgtatttgattgattgattgattgattgaatggtggttttaaaata
The sequence above is a segment of the Candida albicans SC5314 chromosome 3, complete sequence genome. Coding sequences within it:
- a CDS encoding uncharacterized protein (Ortholog(s) have mRNA binding activity and cytoplasmic mRNA processing body localization); the encoded protein is MAPPKKMSLQEFFEDESFGGSWADADVDMASISVPIEKGSFHDGDGFNQHHLGDPVISGPPYIIKLLNLPVTANDSFVQDLFQSRFTPYVKFKIVTDPASNILETHVIRQVAFVELESASDMSKALKWHDLYYKANRRVTVEVADFNDFQNCIKFNQEHEREIMQIQQEFIAQKQQQRQPRHMALLDEFERNQRGPGSPLHQNHDHHNPHPQQQQQHHHFNPNLNRPSGRSSLPIDETSHSRRLSFEAQLHPHQQTHGQRIRQPSFDNAFPDTPHPPFGGGGGMRQQIHPTNQPAVPSSAPASKPFVTPISSASTSSRPKSNPFGAAKPVDTLSKQQEIEKKLINLNKTTVQTLGDVETPEEVQATIKKFHENGSPKLRRASVGTPRRLSSEKRPSVSILRRDLPERQQPPPPPQQQQQQQPPQQQDQNTKQTALHQPDQLQNHSSNISSTQPSGESPLAETQSLSTNPYTSNGTGKSLAQLLSEQSDIMSAPPITGKKTPRSNSNTKKPVVAAKPVILKKKTPTSPPVQRIDLTIKESEYLKKQDETDDLIDANVETKLEKLDLNSETLSENGTKESTKTRIDNPKRENDQHDDRPNFKNLDQLVQKRNDSRASSSSSNSRRFEFIRGLKEENERVPSPSSSSSSSSATKTSQNNFEKSSESAISRTDDQQDLSSTNTGSEGRMWERGRGRGRGGFSFRSRGGFRGRGAGFRGSGRGGPRRRGGNGASGAGGTASGSTGSANYNLHYVRSKPTPVETNE